In one Sporomusa sphaeroides DSM 2875 genomic region, the following are encoded:
- a CDS encoding TonB-dependent receptor plug domain-containing protein → MTRKSGTGTSKSWLCAMVTSALLLQMPAAVLAEETDNQETFSLDAMVITANRVPTEAAKTAANVTVVSQEQIENGPYANLGDVLRDINGVAVTTKGFAGAGQTVYLNGDDRVLVMIDGRRLSRPQGTASGGRASIELNSIVSLDNIERIEIVKGGASALYGSDAVGGVINIITRKGTEAKTTVDFSAGSWGIRNYGLSTQGSENGFSWYITANKKEQDYAEYNVLNPALTAGSSKGDNRRWPNSRYEGEGFTMRLDKTIDDNRSLTFNFEHWNDEGGRPISVLKPDGPFDQLTSLSNNWALTYDFNKQKAVPGFARIYANYANQGFYGTYKSRVQGFAYQTGWQLDDKQKLVAGVDWERGEVLENRFQDEYQEAGNYSNKSVTNTAIYLQDIFALNDKWTMTPGIRYDHHSKFGGQTTPKVNVNYSADSTTDIYFSYNRVFKAPTLDDLYYDLYYPFYGSTAKGDPNLKPEKGHVISAGVNKKLNEKTSVTANYFTSELTNAIDWDYDDFMNSQVCNIAKQKKRGFELDLKHKLSDRYYTELGYSYVNIKENRDNAGYLVDPKNSQPNGYRVKVGYTDAKWDVNVNGQSASGLDRDYFVDSNYWVWNLAANYKMTPDASVYFNVYNLGDKAYELTSSGSSNRGNYPMTSRHFVMGVKYSF, encoded by the coding sequence ATGACAAGAAAAAGTGGCACCGGTACAAGCAAGAGCTGGCTGTGTGCGATGGTAACCAGTGCGTTGTTATTGCAAATGCCGGCTGCTGTGCTGGCAGAAGAGACAGACAACCAGGAAACATTTTCACTTGATGCAATGGTGATAACCGCTAACCGGGTACCGACAGAGGCGGCAAAGACGGCAGCCAATGTCACGGTTGTTTCTCAGGAGCAGATTGAAAATGGGCCTTATGCCAATTTGGGGGATGTGTTAAGAGATATTAACGGCGTTGCTGTTACGACCAAAGGCTTTGCCGGTGCCGGTCAGACTGTTTATCTAAACGGCGATGACCGGGTGCTGGTGATGATTGACGGGCGCAGGCTCAGCCGACCGCAGGGCACAGCAAGTGGTGGCCGGGCCAGCATTGAGCTCAACTCGATTGTTTCGCTGGATAATATTGAACGCATTGAGATTGTTAAAGGCGGCGCGTCTGCGTTATACGGTTCCGACGCTGTCGGCGGGGTGATTAATATTATTACCCGCAAAGGCACCGAGGCCAAGACCACGGTGGACTTTTCCGCCGGTTCCTGGGGTATACGCAATTACGGGTTGAGTACTCAGGGCAGTGAAAATGGGTTTAGCTGGTATATTACTGCCAATAAAAAAGAACAGGATTATGCGGAATACAATGTGCTCAATCCTGCGTTAACAGCAGGCAGCAGCAAAGGGGACAACCGGCGTTGGCCTAATTCCCGGTACGAGGGAGAAGGGTTTACTATGCGGCTGGATAAAACCATTGACGACAACCGTTCTCTTACTTTTAATTTTGAACATTGGAATGATGAGGGCGGACGGCCGATTTCGGTTTTAAAGCCTGATGGACCTTTCGATCAATTAACAAGTCTATCAAACAATTGGGCACTGACCTATGATTTCAATAAACAAAAAGCTGTGCCGGGGTTTGCCCGGATATATGCCAACTATGCCAATCAGGGTTTTTACGGTACTTATAAGAGCAGGGTGCAAGGGTTTGCCTACCAGACAGGCTGGCAACTTGATGACAAACAAAAATTGGTTGCCGGCGTTGACTGGGAAAGGGGCGAAGTCCTGGAAAATAGATTTCAGGACGAATATCAAGAGGCTGGAAACTATAGCAATAAATCGGTTACAAACACGGCAATTTATTTGCAGGATATCTTTGCGTTAAACGACAAATGGACAATGACTCCAGGCATACGCTATGATCATCACAGTAAGTTTGGCGGCCAAACGACCCCCAAAGTGAATGTGAATTACAGCGCCGACAGCACCACCGATATTTACTTCTCGTACAACAGGGTGTTCAAGGCACCAACATTGGATGATCTGTATTATGATCTTTACTATCCGTTTTATGGTTCAACTGCAAAAGGAGATCCTAATCTCAAACCCGAAAAGGGCCATGTAATCAGTGCCGGGGTGAATAAGAAACTTAATGAAAAGACATCGGTGACAGCTAACTACTTTACCAGCGAGCTGACCAATGCTATTGATTGGGATTATGACGATTTTATGAATTCACAGGTATGCAACATTGCCAAACAAAAAAAACGCGGCTTTGAACTTGATCTTAAGCACAAGTTATCGGACCGCTACTATACGGAACTGGGCTATTCCTATGTGAATATTAAAGAAAATAGAGACAATGCCGGCTACCTTGTCGACCCCAAAAACAGTCAGCCTAACGGCTATCGGGTAAAAGTAGGTTATACAGATGCCAAGTGGGATGTGAACGTCAATGGGCAAAGTGCGAGTGGCCTTGACCGGGATTACTTTGTTGACAGCAACTACTGGGTGTGGAACCTGGCTGCCAATTATAAGATGACGCCTGATGCCAGTGTTTACTTCAATGTCTATAATTTGGGTGATAAAGCCTATGAACTTACTTCCAGCGGCAGCAGCAACCGGGGCAATTACCCTATGACCTCCCGCCATTTCGTAATGGGAGTCAAATATTCTTTCTAA
- a CDS encoding MATE family efflux transporter, whose product MDKVYSEESNTSFRQIIKITYPVVLSMLSFNALVFVDRLYVSWYDLTQFAAMLPASFTAIGLASIFTGIVGYVSTLSAQYYGAGRYPQCAAAMWQGIYLSILFALLLLGISPIVASVFQLMGHTGSLLAYEVEYFYLIIIAECIQMFSIAFFGFYCGIGDTKTTMQVAVLMNIINVILAGGLVFGKFGLPELGMMGSGLAAIISCLVGLFCYVLFLHKAVMRQYQPWQHYRPNKSLLCSLLRFGLFAGIQSFAEMGYFSIFLLIIGSMGAMNLAAVNAAFAMEAVFILPVIGMTTAVGILAGQEKGAGRLGNIPEILKKGLVLGLSFNVLILISCNFFPEQLISIFHSDTDADQHHLVSIATPLLQLTSLWLVFDTIHLMVGSVLKSTGDTRFMMLVYTVVPLFFYVIMPYVFCVWYPLPLSWLWLLLVVYSATMLLLMATRFVNGKWKSIKVIEQT is encoded by the coding sequence ATGGACAAGGTATATTCAGAGGAAAGTAACACTTCTTTTCGGCAGATTATAAAAATTACATATCCTGTTGTCCTTTCCATGCTTTCCTTTAATGCTTTGGTGTTTGTTGATCGGCTGTATGTATCCTGGTATGATCTCACCCAATTTGCCGCTATGCTGCCAGCTAGTTTTACGGCTATTGGTCTTGCCAGCATTTTTACGGGAATTGTCGGCTATGTTTCCACTTTGTCTGCACAATACTATGGTGCAGGGCGCTACCCTCAATGTGCTGCGGCCATGTGGCAGGGAATCTATTTGAGCATTCTTTTTGCTTTGCTTCTGTTGGGTATTTCGCCTATAGTTGCCTCTGTTTTTCAATTGATGGGACATACCGGAAGTTTGTTAGCATATGAAGTAGAATATTTTTATCTTATTATCATAGCTGAGTGCATCCAAATGTTCTCTATCGCATTTTTTGGTTTTTATTGCGGCATTGGTGATACGAAAACGACTATGCAGGTAGCCGTGCTTATGAATATAATCAATGTCATTTTGGCCGGGGGGCTCGTGTTTGGTAAGTTCGGTCTGCCGGAATTGGGAATGATGGGGTCAGGGTTGGCAGCTATTATCAGTTGCCTGGTAGGGCTGTTTTGTTATGTGCTGTTTTTACATAAAGCTGTAATGCGCCAATATCAGCCTTGGCAGCATTATCGGCCAAACAAGTCTTTGCTCTGCAGCCTGCTGCGCTTTGGCTTATTTGCCGGGATTCAGTCTTTTGCGGAAATGGGATACTTTAGTATCTTTCTCCTGATAATTGGCTCAATGGGTGCAATGAATCTGGCTGCGGTGAATGCCGCTTTTGCCATGGAAGCCGTTTTTATTTTACCGGTAATTGGTATGACAACGGCGGTGGGCATTCTTGCAGGTCAGGAGAAAGGGGCTGGCAGGCTAGGCAATATCCCGGAGATTTTAAAAAAAGGGTTGGTCTTGGGGCTTAGTTTTAATGTTCTAATCCTAATTTCATGCAATTTCTTTCCGGAGCAGTTGATTTCTATTTTTCATTCGGATACCGATGCGGATCAGCATCACTTGGTTTCTATAGCTACTCCCTTGTTACAGCTTACCTCGTTGTGGCTGGTGTTTGATACCATTCATTTAATGGTAGGCAGCGTATTAAAATCTACAGGGGATACGCGTTTTATGATGCTGGTTTATACGGTGGTCCCTTTATTCTTTTATGTGATTATGCCCTATGTGTTTTGTGTCTGGTATCCCTTGCCTTTGAGCTGGTTATGGCTGCTTTTGGTTGTCTATAGCGCTACAATGCTGTTGTTGATGGCCACCCGGTTTGTAAATGGGAAATGGAAAAGTATCAAAGTCATTGAGCAAACCTAA
- a CDS encoding adenosylcobinamide amidohydrolase gives MYWQAKSETMKKLSLRLVLLLSVIFYYSTAQCMANERSDLYILSTGDTVYRQDTSVIVAFNSPKAVLSTSKFNGGYQDNLSAVFNHDMKQAVGVTADNYLDYLKHVAKNLQLNPKRVTGMGTAASMENTAINSASYQTLTVTAIATGGVEGNGGRAGDQADYFLTGKKRALYKPGTINIILVIDADIPPAIMARALVTCTEAKTAALQELMAGSKFSSGLATGSGTDQTMIIANPSSSLYLEDAGKHSKLGELIGRTVKQTVKEALLKQTGLSPQKQHSVLRRMNRYGVIEETLYQQYVQDIGLIDKERFLTSLRQLDKESPLVTGASLYIHLLDQFQWELVSGDELIQAGNELLALTAGKYHVSPPVMHSAEVTPAIYAWSSLVVKILADRLQVES, from the coding sequence TTGTATTGGCAGGCGAAATCTGAAACCATGAAAAAACTGTCTTTGCGCCTAGTGTTGCTACTGTCTGTTATTTTCTACTACAGTACAGCTCAGTGTATGGCGAATGAGCGGAGCGATTTGTACATACTATCTACCGGTGATACTGTTTACCGGCAGGATACCAGTGTGATAGTTGCCTTTAACAGCCCTAAGGCGGTGCTAAGTACATCCAAGTTCAATGGCGGCTACCAGGATAATCTCTCTGCAGTATTTAACCATGATATGAAACAGGCTGTTGGCGTAACGGCTGATAATTACCTGGATTATTTGAAGCATGTGGCGAAAAACTTGCAGCTTAATCCCAAACGGGTAACCGGTATGGGAACAGCGGCATCCATGGAAAATACCGCCATAAATTCGGCAAGCTACCAGACGCTTACGGTGACTGCTATTGCCACCGGCGGTGTGGAGGGAAATGGCGGACGGGCCGGTGATCAGGCAGATTATTTTCTGACTGGGAAAAAGAGAGCTTTGTATAAGCCGGGGACCATTAACATTATACTGGTGATTGATGCCGATATTCCGCCGGCGATAATGGCCAGGGCATTGGTGACCTGCACCGAAGCCAAAACTGCTGCTTTGCAGGAGCTGATGGCCGGCAGCAAGTTTTCCAGCGGGCTGGCAACCGGTTCAGGGACAGATCAGACGATGATCATTGCCAATCCAAGTTCTTCACTCTATCTGGAAGATGCGGGCAAGCATTCCAAACTAGGCGAATTGATCGGCCGTACCGTCAAACAAACGGTCAAGGAAGCGCTGCTAAAGCAGACAGGTTTATCGCCGCAAAAACAGCACAGTGTGCTGCGGCGCATGAATCGCTACGGTGTTATCGAGGAAACATTGTATCAACAATATGTACAGGATATTGGCTTGATTGACAAAGAGCGGTTTTTAACGTCACTGCGGCAACTGGACAAAGAATCGCCTCTGGTAACCGGTGCGTCATTGTATATCCACTTGCTGGATCAATTTCAGTGGGAACTAGTAAGCGGTGATGAACTAATCCAGGCAGGAAATGAACTCCTGGCATTGACGGCAGGCAAATATCATGTTTCGCCGCCGGTCATGCATTCAGCCGAAGTGACACCTGCTATTTATGCATGGTCTTCTCTGGTAGTGAAGATTTTAGCTGACAGGCTGCAGGTGGAATCTTAA
- a CDS encoding FecCD family ABC transporter permease: protein MTGRVKNKAIFFSGMGVLLVVVIMVSLAWGQVAVPLDATLSVIGQQLHLPGTEGIEVTQEHTSVIWHIRMPRTLVGLLVGAALAVSGAVMQGVFGNSLADPGIIGVSSGAALGAVIAIALGVTANGIFYMPFFALTGALLAVGLTVALAMRNGKIPVMVLLLAGVAVSMLLGAMTSGILTFINEYRLREFLFWIVGGLDYRRWEHVYLAAGPVIAGILILFLLARHLNILTLGEQEARSVGVPVAFLRMVLLTVSAVTTATAVCVSGTIGFVGLIVPHIMRLLLGPEHRTLLPACAVAGGLFLVACDTAGRLLIPPSEVRVGIMTALLGAPYFLYLLRKAQKGGGLS, encoded by the coding sequence ATGACTGGTAGGGTTAAAAATAAAGCCATTTTTTTCAGCGGGATGGGTGTGCTGCTGGTGGTGGTAATTATGGTTTCGCTAGCCTGGGGGCAGGTAGCGGTGCCGCTTGATGCCACACTGTCGGTTATTGGCCAGCAATTGCACCTGCCCGGCACAGAGGGGATTGAGGTTACACAGGAGCATACCTCTGTTATCTGGCATATCCGGATGCCGCGTACTTTGGTCGGGCTGCTGGTAGGAGCGGCACTGGCGGTGTCAGGCGCTGTTATGCAAGGCGTATTTGGCAATTCACTGGCCGACCCGGGAATTATCGGGGTATCAAGCGGGGCGGCGTTAGGGGCTGTTATTGCCATTGCTTTGGGGGTGACGGCTAACGGAATCTTTTATATGCCGTTTTTTGCTTTGACCGGTGCGCTGCTGGCAGTGGGGTTGACAGTTGCATTAGCTATGCGGAACGGCAAAATCCCGGTGATGGTGCTGCTGTTAGCCGGTGTTGCCGTGAGTATGCTGCTGGGAGCTATGACTTCCGGAATATTGACTTTTATCAATGAATACCGGTTGCGGGAATTTTTATTCTGGATTGTGGGAGGGCTGGATTACCGTCGTTGGGAGCATGTGTATCTTGCCGCCGGTCCGGTTATTGCCGGTATTCTCATTTTGTTTTTATTGGCCAGACATCTTAACATTCTGACTTTAGGCGAACAGGAAGCGCGTTCGGTAGGTGTTCCGGTTGCGTTTCTCCGGATGGTGCTGCTCACTGTATCGGCTGTGACAACTGCCACTGCGGTATGTGTCAGCGGCACAATCGGCTTTGTGGGTTTAATCGTGCCGCATATTATGCGCCTGTTACTGGGGCCGGAACATCGCACCTTGCTGCCTGCCTGTGCAGTGGCCGGGGGCTTGTTTCTGGTGGCCTGTGATACGGCGGGGCGGCTGTTGATTCCACCGTCTGAGGTTCGGGTTGGTATTATGACGGCGCTGCTGGGGGCGCCCTACTTTTTGTATCTGCTGCGTAAAGCGCAGAAAGGAGGAGGGTTGTCATGA
- the cobO gene encoding cob(I)yrinic acid a,c-diamide adenosyltransferase: MAESQGLIIVNTGNGKGKTTAALGLGMRAWGQGLRVLVLQFIKGNWKYGELTAAERMGADFVIRQLGEGFVGNSSGDEKEDHKKAAQAALEDARQEIMSGKWDMIILDEINYAIGYGLISADEVLDVLAKKTGSLHLVLTGRGARQEIIDKADLVTEMREIKHPLKQGIKAQKGIEF, encoded by the coding sequence TTGGCAGAATCCCAAGGATTAATTATTGTGAATACCGGAAATGGCAAAGGCAAAACAACGGCAGCCCTGGGGCTGGGCATGCGGGCCTGGGGACAGGGTCTGCGGGTGCTTGTGCTGCAATTCATCAAAGGGAATTGGAAGTATGGCGAATTAACAGCTGCTGAAAGAATGGGGGCAGATTTTGTTATCCGCCAGTTGGGCGAGGGCTTTGTGGGAAATAGCAGTGGCGATGAAAAGGAGGACCATAAGAAAGCGGCCCAAGCGGCATTGGAAGATGCCAGACAGGAAATCATGTCAGGAAAGTGGGACATGATTATTCTGGATGAAATTAATTATGCCATCGGCTATGGGCTGATTTCGGCAGACGAAGTGCTGGATGTATTAGCAAAAAAAACGGGCTCTTTACACCTTGTCCTTACCGGACGTGGTGCCCGGCAGGAAATTATTGATAAAGCTGATTTAGTAACAGAAATGAGAGAAATTAAACACCCCCTTAAACAGGGAATAAAAGCGCAAAAGGGTATTGAATTTTGA
- a CDS encoding TIM barrel protein encodes MLQLVNLSNYHTDNALIGNSPEYLQAFLTQYKLDGLEMMFCAPWDTELHQRKWLQGCHLRFWPWWLDFWRGDQQALCREFASQEEIAACYGGTTREAWLDIYRDNIRTATAAGVKYLVFHVSNARVAELFSWQFHAACREVIEATIEVVNALAPDIPADTALLFENLWWPGLTLRDKELTAMLLDSVTHRNVGIMLDTGHLMNTNPDLRTEAEGVEYVLTTLDNLGSYARYIRGIHLHKSLAGKYIRYSQSNTGKLKATYNMEEVMHHVLKIDEHRPFTTPAVKNIINYVQPEFVVHEFMYRSLTDWEGKLSQQLQALGLMHNGI; translated from the coding sequence ATGCTGCAACTTGTGAATTTATCGAACTATCATACCGACAATGCGCTCATTGGCAACAGCCCTGAGTATCTGCAGGCTTTTTTGACACAGTATAAGCTGGACGGTTTGGAAATGATGTTCTGCGCTCCCTGGGATACCGAACTCCACCAGCGCAAATGGCTGCAAGGCTGCCATTTGCGCTTCTGGCCCTGGTGGCTGGATTTTTGGCGCGGCGATCAACAGGCGCTGTGCCGGGAGTTTGCCAGCCAGGAGGAAATTGCCGCCTGCTATGGGGGGACAACCCGCGAAGCATGGCTGGATATCTATCGCGATAATATCCGGACTGCTACGGCGGCAGGGGTCAAGTACCTGGTGTTTCATGTCAGCAATGCCAGAGTTGCCGAGTTGTTTAGCTGGCAGTTTCATGCTGCCTGCCGTGAAGTAATAGAAGCCACGATTGAAGTGGTCAATGCGTTGGCACCGGATATTCCGGCAGATACCGCCCTGTTATTTGAAAATTTATGGTGGCCGGGATTAACGCTTAGGGATAAAGAACTGACAGCCATGCTGCTGGATAGTGTCACCCACCGTAATGTCGGCATAATGCTTGATACCGGTCATCTTATGAACACCAACCCAGATTTAAGAACCGAGGCTGAAGGGGTGGAGTATGTCCTGACTACGCTGGATAACCTGGGAAGTTATGCCCGTTATATCAGAGGTATACATTTACATAAATCCTTGGCAGGAAAATATATTCGCTATAGTCAAAGCAATACCGGCAAGCTCAAGGCAACGTATAATATGGAAGAAGTTATGCATCATGTATTAAAAATTGATGAACACCGTCCTTTTACTACGCCTGCGGTCAAGAATATCATCAATTATGTTCAGCCTGAATTCGTGGTGCATGAATTTATGTACCGATCGTTAACCGACTGGGAAGGAAAACTTAGTCAGCAGTTGCAGGCGCTTGGCCTAATGCATAATGGAATATGA
- a CDS encoding ATP-binding protein, whose amino-acid sequence MYCFSTMEEFSRLRESVRQKLGQLLDNGVEPLFVAVNEAVNNAILHGNKQDKTKKVYLTITSSPNEIKVIIRDEGRGFKPVKQQETEENDLRESGRGLAIIGVCVDRYYFTVQPSEIVLIKNVTLSPARGKEKAVRRGRLANAHQYQYYQ is encoded by the coding sequence ATGTATTGTTTTTCGACAATGGAGGAATTCTCGAGATTACGTGAATCTGTGCGGCAAAAATTGGGACAACTGTTGGATAACGGGGTTGAGCCACTGTTTGTTGCGGTCAACGAGGCTGTGAACAATGCTATCTTGCATGGAAACAAGCAGGATAAAACCAAAAAGGTATATCTGACAATAACAAGTTCGCCAAATGAAATCAAAGTCATTATTCGGGATGAAGGCAGAGGCTTTAAGCCGGTAAAGCAGCAGGAAACTGAAGAAAATGATTTGCGTGAAAGTGGGCGTGGCCTTGCTATCATCGGAGTTTGTGTCGACCGGTACTATTTTACCGTACAACCAAGTGAAATAGTTTTGATCAAGAACGTAACGCTTTCGCCGGCTCGGGGTAAAGAAAAAGCTGTCAGAAGGGGGCGCTTAGCAAATGCGCATCAGTACCAGTATTATCAATAA
- a CDS encoding STAS domain-containing protein translates to MRISTSIINNQVIVDLSGSMYVEGAEILREKLIKHVESGEKHFLIKMDKVDYIDSSGLGVLVSIHKRTRQCNGSLVISGTTGFVKELFELTRLDKVFDMQ, encoded by the coding sequence ATGCGCATCAGTACCAGTATTATCAATAACCAAGTGATCGTCGATTTGTCGGGCAGCATGTATGTCGAAGGGGCTGAAATCCTGAGAGAAAAGCTCATTAAACACGTAGAAAGCGGCGAAAAACATTTTCTAATAAAAATGGATAAGGTTGACTATATTGACAGTTCGGGACTTGGTGTCCTGGTTTCCATCCATAAGCGGACACGGCAATGCAACGGCAGCCTGGTTATTAGCGGCACAACCGGCTTTGTTAAGGAGTTATTTGAATTGACTCGCCTGGACAAGGTATTTGACATGCAGTAA
- a CDS encoding SpoIIE family protein phosphatase, which yields MSVAQTLLSQDMCEYCQRFDLLDMLNDAVLLLDAQDGDILFMNQKALELYQYDKSEMKALSITVLSHDAAETTKDQMAMVINQSKKGFVFTANHVRKNGTIFKVEISARHLMMHGRNVVAALIRNVTIDAKIREEVAITGKIQRRLLPGDLETVLFHMCTIYQPLQGLSGDLYDVKYDDENRVLYGFIVDVMGHGLVATGQSGILRYLFRQAVEKRVPINGKLAWINNEVIPFFSSGGFAASLLFEFDFTRKILSYSSAGINQFFYLGGEEPAVIKSPGLFLGINQDETYDQSLLSFQSGDSFFFMTDGLFEMIQQPLAHSHTFRSMHELCKNLAVSQAIADDASAIGILIR from the coding sequence ATGAGTGTGGCGCAAACACTGCTCAGCCAGGATATGTGTGAATATTGCCAGCGGTTTGATTTGTTGGACATGCTCAACGATGCCGTGCTGTTGCTTGATGCACAGGATGGGGATATTCTGTTTATGAATCAAAAGGCATTGGAACTGTACCAGTATGACAAAAGCGAAATGAAGGCCTTGTCGATTACAGTCCTCAGTCATGATGCTGCTGAAACCACTAAAGACCAAATGGCTATGGTGATTAACCAGTCCAAGAAAGGCTTTGTTTTTACGGCAAATCACGTGAGGAAAAACGGAACCATCTTTAAAGTGGAGATAAGCGCCCGCCACTTAATGATGCATGGCAGGAATGTAGTTGCTGCTTTGATCAGAAATGTAACTATTGATGCTAAAATACGTGAAGAGGTGGCAATAACCGGAAAAATTCAACGGCGTCTGCTGCCGGGAGATTTAGAGACGGTATTGTTCCATATGTGTACTATTTATCAGCCATTACAAGGTTTGAGCGGTGACCTGTATGATGTCAAATATGATGATGAGAACCGGGTCTTGTATGGATTTATTGTGGATGTTATGGGGCATGGACTGGTAGCAACCGGTCAGAGCGGCATTCTACGGTATCTTTTCCGGCAGGCTGTAGAAAAACGCGTTCCGATAAACGGTAAGCTGGCCTGGATCAATAATGAGGTTATACCTTTCTTTAGCAGTGGTGGCTTTGCGGCTTCGCTGCTATTTGAATTTGATTTTACCCGCAAAATACTGTCATATTCCTCAGCCGGAATTAATCAATTTTTCTATCTGGGTGGTGAAGAACCTGCGGTCATAAAGAGTCCGGGCCTGTTTCTGGGTATTAATCAAGATGAAACTTACGATCAGAGTCTTTTATCCTTTCAGTCAGGCGACAGTTTTTTCTTTATGACTGACGGTTTGTTTGAAATGATACAACAACCTCTGGCACATTCACACACTTTCCGGAGTATGCATGAATTGTGCAAAAACCTGGCGGTTAGTCAAGCGATTGCTGATGATGCTTCCGCCATTGGTATATTAATTCGGTAA
- a CDS encoding methyl-accepting chemotaxis protein, giving the protein MNIKMKLGLKFAVSFGVILLLMVVMTINSFVNLQNMKTDVTQISAANERMALADTIAINYKDAVATLRAYAAYGDAGYLGQTISSFDNLLKSEDELLALARPEKRQECQILIEETTQYRDIVINEYLPVVKLYHAAKAAGNFVQGQEYERRMTDIAKRVAPLAKSISDRADSIAVNNASVAKTLIDDSQVRVDRINQVSLVVSLIVLVLGMAIAIVLTNMVRKPMLALTTIAKQYAEGNLRNIPEIKTTDEIGELADSLKVMHNNFVRMITNIRTASDQLATTSEQIAASTEEVTATSEEISRNMQHLTEETDRGNTSMLDASQALIELSSLIQIAKKKANDASNNSSEALHVAENGRVKVTESVSKMDNITEQTKKSSMIIGELSEYSQQISHIIDTITNIAKQTNLLALNAAIEAARAGEHGRGFAVVAEEVRKLAEQSNQGAMEITALVQKVTEKTQLAVDAMSQNVIEVETGVATVNEAGAALDNILQAVKLMAAETGEIGAITSEQVANSDQIVQLINKLSTVIETAAAHTLEVSASVEEQSSAMQTVAAAAEESSAMATELQGSVQKFLV; this is encoded by the coding sequence TTGAATATAAAAATGAAATTGGGATTAAAATTTGCGGTCAGTTTTGGCGTTATTTTGTTGTTGATGGTTGTTATGACAATCAATTCTTTTGTCAATTTGCAAAACATGAAGACCGATGTCACTCAAATCAGTGCGGCCAATGAACGGATGGCTCTGGCTGATACTATTGCCATTAACTATAAAGACGCTGTGGCAACTCTTCGTGCCTATGCTGCTTATGGTGATGCCGGTTACTTGGGACAGACGATCAGCAGTTTCGATAACCTATTGAAATCAGAAGATGAGTTATTGGCACTGGCCAGGCCGGAAAAACGGCAAGAGTGTCAGATCTTGATTGAGGAAACGACACAGTACCGGGATATTGTTATCAACGAATATCTGCCGGTGGTTAAACTTTATCATGCTGCCAAGGCGGCGGGAAACTTTGTGCAGGGGCAGGAATACGAGCGCAGGATGACTGACATTGCCAAGCGTGTTGCGCCGCTGGCCAAATCAATATCCGACCGGGCCGACAGCATTGCTGTTAATAACGCAAGTGTTGCCAAAACCTTGATTGATGACAGTCAAGTGCGTGTTGACCGGATCAATCAGGTTTCGCTTGTAGTTAGCCTTATCGTGCTAGTTCTTGGCATGGCTATTGCCATTGTGTTAACCAATATGGTCCGTAAGCCGATGCTGGCCCTGACGACTATTGCCAAACAATATGCGGAGGGGAACCTGCGTAATATTCCTGAAATCAAAACAACTGACGAAATAGGGGAACTGGCTGATTCATTGAAGGTGATGCATAATAATTTTGTCAGAATGATTACTAATATCCGTACTGCTTCCGATCAACTAGCCACAACATCTGAGCAAATAGCCGCATCCACCGAAGAAGTTACGGCGACCAGTGAGGAAATCTCCCGGAATATGCAGCATTTGACCGAAGAGACCGATCGTGGCAATACCTCTATGCTGGACGCGTCACAAGCATTGATTGAATTGTCCAGCCTTATTCAGATAGCGAAAAAGAAAGCCAACGATGCTTCCAATAATTCGAGTGAAGCCCTTCATGTGGCCGAAAATGGCCGGGTTAAAGTGACGGAATCGGTTAGTAAGATGGATAATATCACTGAGCAGACCAAGAAGTCCAGCATGATTATCGGTGAATTAAGCGAGTACTCCCAACAAATTTCCCATATCATTGATACCATTACGAATATTGCCAAACAGACCAATCTTCTGGCGCTTAACGCTGCCATTGAAGCTGCCCGGGCAGGAGAGCACGGACGGGGGTTTGCCGTGGTGGCAGAAGAAGTTCGGAAATTGGCCGAGCAGTCTAATCAGGGGGCAATGGAAATTACCGCTCTGGTTCAGAAAGTAACAGAAAAAACCCAACTGGCAGTCGATGCCATGAGCCAAAATGTAATAGAAGTGGAAACAGGGGTCGCCACTGTTAATGAGGCAGGAGCGGCTTTGGATAATATTCTCCAAGCCGTCAAACTCATGGCGGCAGAAACCGGGGAAATTGGAGCAATTACCTCCGAACAGGTGGCCAACTCAGACCAGATTGTGCAATTGATCAATAAACTATCAACAGTTATCGAGACCGCCGCAGCACATACCCTGGAAGTGTCGGCCTCGGTAGAGGAACAATCCTCTGCGATGCAAACTGTAGCAGCTGCAGCAGAAGAAAGCAGTGCTATGGCTACTGAATTGCAGGGATCGGTGCAGAAATTCTTAGTGTAA